In Cryptomeria japonica chromosome 10, Sugi_1.0, whole genome shotgun sequence, a genomic segment contains:
- the LOC131076428 gene encoding disease resistance protein RPV1 isoform X1 translates to MVNTKGLIIPLFYDVLPTHVRFPLKESSPYKTAFEKHYAQSYHKGADIDGWKDALHQICSRSGWSMDLSGGSEAQLIKTLVNDVIKTFDRVHFQVAKHPVGLESMTDHLIHKFKLNSEGGVNKALYNQVSAKFDAASFVFNVRSTAAEFLGLTKLQKKILKDLANHDGEVDSVEEGISLFRHRLRQKRVLLILDDVDGVEQLNALDGDWLAPGSGVIITSRDRHILHHAGVSSECIHEMSGLLINEGLRLFCWHAFLRELPTPTHKDLSERIVEACQGHPLSLEVIGSLLYDKQNDPDCWTEAFHNITLHPGIHERLKISYNALTEEEKEIFLDIACFFIGEHKMLPIVFWKSLYKTVHTAVHNLSLKLLIKIDDKGVFDMHDHLRDMGRSIAAERERECTRLWNADHLSRGVSNNNNFSRLRLNGGNSQRFETLYGSVLRLLHLENVPIAGITRAMLPPSLIWLRLQDCKKPSHFSLMRNMWRFAIQRPFHFRPVDLRILQTDGNISNLQYSLSYILGNLSQLQHLQLRNCRKLNKLPRTIDNLSKLQSLDLKQCTKLKKLPLTIGNLSQLQYLDLGWCTNLNNLPDTIGNLSQLQHLDLVGCKDLNKLPDTIGNLSQLKHLGLGWCTNLNNLLDTIGNLSQLQHLDLGVCRKLNNLPDTIGNLSQLQHLDLGECTNLNNLPDTIGNLSQLQHLGLKWCTNLNNLPDTIGNLSQLQHLDLGECTNLNNLPDTIGNLSQLQYLGLKRCTNLNNLPDTIGNLAQLQHLDLRGCRKLNNLPDTIGNLSQLQHLDLGECTNLNNLPDTIGNLSQLQYLDLGWCTNLNNLPDTIGNLSQLQHLNLAICTNLNNLPDTIGNLSQLQHLDLRWCTNLNNLPDTIGNLSQLQHLGLIGCINLNNLPDTIGNLSQLQYLNLIKCTGLQYFPDTIRKRVELHELGHQLQIITSVRKTLIVGLERD, encoded by the exons ATGGTGAACACCAAGGGCTTGATCATTCCTCTGTTTTATGATGTGCTTCCAACTCATGTCAGATTTCCTCTCAAGGAATCCAGTCCGTACAAGACTGCATTTGAAAAGCATTATGCCCAATCATACCATAAAGGAGCAGATATTGATGGATGGAAGGATGCCCTTCACCAGATCTGTTCTCGGTCAGGGTGGTCCATGGATTTAAGTGGAGG CTCTGAAGCGCAGCTAATAAAGACTCTAGTGAATGACGTGATTAAGACATTCGACAGAGTGCATTTCCAAGTTGCCAAGCACCCTGTGGGACTCGAAAGCATGACCGACCATCTCATTCACAAATTCAAACTCAATTCAGAGGGAGGTGTGAATAAAGCTCTCTATAATCAAGTTTCTGCTAAATTTGACGCTGCATCTTTTGTGTTTAATGTCCGCTCTACTGCTGCAGAATTCCTGGGCCTCACAAAATTGCAGAAAAAAATTCTAAAAGATTTAGCCAATCATGATGGAGAAGTGGACAGCGTTGAGGAGGGCATATCTTTGTTCAGGCATCGTTTGAGACAAAAACGTGTGCTTCTCATTTTAGATGATGTGGATGGTGTTGAGCAATTAAATGCTTTGGATGGGGATTGGCTGGCCCCTGGTAGCGGAGTTATCATTACTTCCAGAGATAGGCACATTCTCCATCATGCTGGGGTCTCATCTGAATGCATTCATGagatgagtggattattgataaaTGAAGGTCTCCGACTATTTTGTTGGCACGCCTTTCTCAGAGAACTTCCAACTCCCACTCACAAAGATCTGTCAGAAAGAATAGTGGAGGCTTGTCAGGGGCATCCTCTTTCGCTGGAAGTCATTGGATCCTTGTTGTATGATAAGCAGAATGACCCAGATTGCTGGACAGAAGCCTTTCACAACATTACTCTCCACCCAGGCATTCATGAAAGACTCAAAATCAGTTATAATGCTCTTACTGAAGAGGAGAAAGAGATATTTCTCGACATCGCTTGCTTCTTCATTGGTGAACACAAAATGCTTCCCATTGTTTTCTGGAAATCTTTGTATAAGACGGTACACACAGCTGTACATAATCTTTCCCTGAAGTTACtaataaagattgatgacaaaggTGTGTTTGATATGCATGACCATTTGCGAGATATGGGGCGAAGCATAGCAGCTGAAAGAGAGAGAGAATGTACCCGGCTATGGAATGCAGATCATTTAAGCAGGGGAGTATCCAATAACAACAATTTCTCTCGCCTTCGACTCAACGGAGGTAATTCACAACGATTTGAGACGTTGTACGGATCAGTTCTTAGATTACTTCACTTGGAGAATGTGCCCATTGCCGGTATCACGCGAGCCATGCTTCCTCCAAGTTTGATATGGCTACGGTTGCAAGATTGCAAGAAGCCATCTCACTTCAGTCTTATGCGTAACATGTGGCGCTTTGCAATACAGCGGCCATTTCACTTCAGACCTGTGGATTTGAGAATACTGCAAACAGACGGGAATATTTCCAACCTCCAATATTCTCTTTCTTACATTCTTGGCAACCTCTCACAGTTACAGCATTTACAGTTGAGAAACTGCAGAAAATTAAATAAGCTCCCTCGTACCATTGACAACTTGTCAAAGCTGCAGAGTTTAGATTTGAAACAGTGTACAAAGTTAAAGAAGCTCCCTCTTACTATAGGCAACCTATCACAGCTGCAATATTTAGATTTGGGATGGTGTACAAATTTAAATAACCTCCCTGATACCATTGGTAATCTATCACAGCTGCAGCATTTAGACTTGGTAGGGTGTAAAGATTTAAATAAGCTCCCTGATACCATTGGCAACCTATCACAGCTGAAACATTTAGGTTTGGGATGGTGTACAAATTTAAATAACCTCCTTGATACCATTGGCAACCTATCACAGCTGCAGCATTTAGATTTGGGAGTGTGTAGAAAATTAAATAACCTCCCTGATACCATTGGCAACCTATCACAGCTACAGCATTTAGACTTGGGAGAGTGTACAAATTTAAATAACCTCCCCGATACCATTGGCAACCTATCACAACTGCAGCATTTAGGCTTGAAATGGTGTACAAATTTAAATAACCTCCCTGATACCATTGGCAACCTATCACAACTGCAGCATTTAGACTTGGGAGAGTGTACAAATTTAAATAACCTTCCCGATACCATTGGCAACCTATCACAACTGCAGTATTTAGGCTTGAAACGGTGTACAAATTTAAATAACCTCCCTGATACCATTGGCAACCTAGCACAGCTGCAACATTTAGACTTGAGAGGGTGTAGAAAATTAAATAACCTCCCTGATACCATTGGCAACCTATCACAGCTGCAGCATTTAGACTTGGGAGAGTGTACAAATTTAAATAACCTACCCGATACCATTGGCAACCTATCACAGCTGCAATATTTAGATTTGGGGTGGTGTACAAATTTAAATAACCTCCCTGATACCATTGGCAACCTATCACAGTTGCAACATTTAAACTTGGCAATATGTACAAATTTAAATAACCTCCCTGATACCATTGGCAACCTATCACAGCTGCAGCATTTAGACTTGAGATGGTGTACAAATTTAAATAACCTCCCTGATACCATTGGCAACCTATCACAGCTGCAACATTTAGGCTTGATAGGGTGTATAAATTTAAATAACCTCCCTGATACCATTGGCAACCTATCACAGCTGCAGTATCTAAATTTAATTAAGTGTACAGGTTTACAATACTTCCCTGATACCATTCGCAAACGAGTAGAGCTGCACGAACTTGGCCATCAACTACAAATAATAACATCAGTGAGGAAGACTCTTATTGTTGGGTTGGAAAGAGATTGA
- the LOC131076428 gene encoding disease resistance protein TAO1 isoform X2, giving the protein MVNTKGLIIPLFYDVLPTHVRFPLKESSPYKTAFEKHYAQSYHKGADIDGWKDALHQICSRSGWSMDLSGGSEAQLIKTLVNDVIKTFDRVHFQVAKHPVGLESMTDHLIHKFKLNSEGEFLGLTKLQKKILKDLANHDGEVDSVEEGISLFRHRLRQKRVLLILDDVDGVEQLNALDGDWLAPGSGVIITSRDRHILHHAGVSSECIHEMSGLLINEGLRLFCWHAFLRELPTPTHKDLSERIVEACQGHPLSLEVIGSLLYDKQNDPDCWTEAFHNITLHPGIHERLKISYNALTEEEKEIFLDIACFFIGEHKMLPIVFWKSLYKTVHTAVHNLSLKLLIKIDDKGVFDMHDHLRDMGRSIAAERERECTRLWNADHLSRGVSNNNNFSRLRLNGGNSQRFETLYGSVLRLLHLENVPIAGITRAMLPPSLIWLRLQDCKKPSHFSLMRNMWRFAIQRPFHFRPVDLRILQTDGNISNLQYSLSYILGNLSQLQHLQLRNCRKLNKLPRTIDNLSKLQSLDLKQCTKLKKLPLTIGNLSQLQYLDLGWCTNLNNLPDTIGNLSQLQHLDLVGCKDLNKLPDTIGNLSQLKHLGLGWCTNLNNLLDTIGNLSQLQHLDLGVCRKLNNLPDTIGNLSQLQHLDLGECTNLNNLPDTIGNLSQLQHLGLKWCTNLNNLPDTIGNLSQLQHLDLGECTNLNNLPDTIGNLSQLQYLGLKRCTNLNNLPDTIGNLAQLQHLDLRGCRKLNNLPDTIGNLSQLQHLDLGECTNLNNLPDTIGNLSQLQYLDLGWCTNLNNLPDTIGNLSQLQHLNLAICTNLNNLPDTIGNLSQLQHLDLRWCTNLNNLPDTIGNLSQLQHLGLIGCINLNNLPDTIGNLSQLQYLNLIKCTGLQYFPDTIRKRVELHELGHQLQIITSVRKTLIVGLERD; this is encoded by the exons ATGGTGAACACCAAGGGCTTGATCATTCCTCTGTTTTATGATGTGCTTCCAACTCATGTCAGATTTCCTCTCAAGGAATCCAGTCCGTACAAGACTGCATTTGAAAAGCATTATGCCCAATCATACCATAAAGGAGCAGATATTGATGGATGGAAGGATGCCCTTCACCAGATCTGTTCTCGGTCAGGGTGGTCCATGGATTTAAGTGGAGG CTCTGAAGCGCAGCTAATAAAGACTCTAGTGAATGACGTGATTAAGACATTCGACAGAGTGCATTTCCAAGTTGCCAAGCACCCTGTGGGACTCGAAAGCATGACCGACCATCTCATTCACAAATTCAAACTCAATTCAGAGGGAG AATTCCTGGGCCTCACAAAATTGCAGAAAAAAATTCTAAAAGATTTAGCCAATCATGATGGAGAAGTGGACAGCGTTGAGGAGGGCATATCTTTGTTCAGGCATCGTTTGAGACAAAAACGTGTGCTTCTCATTTTAGATGATGTGGATGGTGTTGAGCAATTAAATGCTTTGGATGGGGATTGGCTGGCCCCTGGTAGCGGAGTTATCATTACTTCCAGAGATAGGCACATTCTCCATCATGCTGGGGTCTCATCTGAATGCATTCATGagatgagtggattattgataaaTGAAGGTCTCCGACTATTTTGTTGGCACGCCTTTCTCAGAGAACTTCCAACTCCCACTCACAAAGATCTGTCAGAAAGAATAGTGGAGGCTTGTCAGGGGCATCCTCTTTCGCTGGAAGTCATTGGATCCTTGTTGTATGATAAGCAGAATGACCCAGATTGCTGGACAGAAGCCTTTCACAACATTACTCTCCACCCAGGCATTCATGAAAGACTCAAAATCAGTTATAATGCTCTTACTGAAGAGGAGAAAGAGATATTTCTCGACATCGCTTGCTTCTTCATTGGTGAACACAAAATGCTTCCCATTGTTTTCTGGAAATCTTTGTATAAGACGGTACACACAGCTGTACATAATCTTTCCCTGAAGTTACtaataaagattgatgacaaaggTGTGTTTGATATGCATGACCATTTGCGAGATATGGGGCGAAGCATAGCAGCTGAAAGAGAGAGAGAATGTACCCGGCTATGGAATGCAGATCATTTAAGCAGGGGAGTATCCAATAACAACAATTTCTCTCGCCTTCGACTCAACGGAGGTAATTCACAACGATTTGAGACGTTGTACGGATCAGTTCTTAGATTACTTCACTTGGAGAATGTGCCCATTGCCGGTATCACGCGAGCCATGCTTCCTCCAAGTTTGATATGGCTACGGTTGCAAGATTGCAAGAAGCCATCTCACTTCAGTCTTATGCGTAACATGTGGCGCTTTGCAATACAGCGGCCATTTCACTTCAGACCTGTGGATTTGAGAATACTGCAAACAGACGGGAATATTTCCAACCTCCAATATTCTCTTTCTTACATTCTTGGCAACCTCTCACAGTTACAGCATTTACAGTTGAGAAACTGCAGAAAATTAAATAAGCTCCCTCGTACCATTGACAACTTGTCAAAGCTGCAGAGTTTAGATTTGAAACAGTGTACAAAGTTAAAGAAGCTCCCTCTTACTATAGGCAACCTATCACAGCTGCAATATTTAGATTTGGGATGGTGTACAAATTTAAATAACCTCCCTGATACCATTGGTAATCTATCACAGCTGCAGCATTTAGACTTGGTAGGGTGTAAAGATTTAAATAAGCTCCCTGATACCATTGGCAACCTATCACAGCTGAAACATTTAGGTTTGGGATGGTGTACAAATTTAAATAACCTCCTTGATACCATTGGCAACCTATCACAGCTGCAGCATTTAGATTTGGGAGTGTGTAGAAAATTAAATAACCTCCCTGATACCATTGGCAACCTATCACAGCTACAGCATTTAGACTTGGGAGAGTGTACAAATTTAAATAACCTCCCCGATACCATTGGCAACCTATCACAACTGCAGCATTTAGGCTTGAAATGGTGTACAAATTTAAATAACCTCCCTGATACCATTGGCAACCTATCACAACTGCAGCATTTAGACTTGGGAGAGTGTACAAATTTAAATAACCTTCCCGATACCATTGGCAACCTATCACAACTGCAGTATTTAGGCTTGAAACGGTGTACAAATTTAAATAACCTCCCTGATACCATTGGCAACCTAGCACAGCTGCAACATTTAGACTTGAGAGGGTGTAGAAAATTAAATAACCTCCCTGATACCATTGGCAACCTATCACAGCTGCAGCATTTAGACTTGGGAGAGTGTACAAATTTAAATAACCTACCCGATACCATTGGCAACCTATCACAGCTGCAATATTTAGATTTGGGGTGGTGTACAAATTTAAATAACCTCCCTGATACCATTGGCAACCTATCACAGTTGCAACATTTAAACTTGGCAATATGTACAAATTTAAATAACCTCCCTGATACCATTGGCAACCTATCACAGCTGCAGCATTTAGACTTGAGATGGTGTACAAATTTAAATAACCTCCCTGATACCATTGGCAACCTATCACAGCTGCAACATTTAGGCTTGATAGGGTGTATAAATTTAAATAACCTCCCTGATACCATTGGCAACCTATCACAGCTGCAGTATCTAAATTTAATTAAGTGTACAGGTTTACAATACTTCCCTGATACCATTCGCAAACGAGTAGAGCTGCACGAACTTGGCCATCAACTACAAATAATAACATCAGTGAGGAAGACTCTTATTGTTGGGTTGGAAAGAGATTGA